From Alteromonas sp. RKMC-009, one genomic window encodes:
- a CDS encoding phage holin, lambda family translates to MVENIKDLPPTVLGALMAIVISILRVMYDREETSVLRVGLEASLCGTLAVVAGSAITALGLDQEWTLFVGGVIGFVGSQSIRTYADRMIKRKIDN, encoded by the coding sequence ATGGTTGAGAATATAAAAGATCTTCCTCCGACAGTACTGGGAGCATTAATGGCAATTGTCATTTCTATTCTTCGAGTGATGTATGATCGGGAAGAAACATCAGTACTACGTGTAGGCTTGGAAGCCTCTTTATGCGGGACGCTTGCAGTTGTCGCAGGTAGTGCTATTACAGCTTTAGGGCTTGATCAGGAGTGGACACTATTTGTCGGCGGAGTCATAGGCTTCGTTGGATCACAAAGCATACGTACCTACGCCGACAGAATGATTAAGAGAAAAATTGATAATTAA
- a CDS encoding DUF5675 family protein, with translation MLTLYRKYFPDRTESELTMPDGTKICFLERPDLNNIPFKSCIPEGVYIVDRDYTGQHQFYRLRDVEGRTDIEIHLANYVHQLAGCLAPCMKIVDGVGINSEAAMDILLEWFGDSSWILEITHELD, from the coding sequence ATGTTAACGCTCTATAGGAAGTACTTTCCTGACCGCACTGAAAGCGAACTTACCATGCCTGACGGTACAAAGATTTGCTTCCTTGAACGCCCCGACCTGAACAACATTCCATTCAAATCATGTATCCCTGAAGGGGTATACATTGTGGACCGCGACTACACCGGCCAACACCAATTCTACCGGTTACGGGATGTAGAGGGCCGAACAGACATTGAAATCCATCTGGCCAATTACGTACATCAGTTGGCAGGCTGTCTGGCCCCGTGCATGAAGATTGTCGATGGCGTAGGTATTAACTCTGAAGCTGCCATGGACATTCTTCTGGAATGGTTTGGTGACTCTTCCTGGATACTGGAAATTACACATGAACTGGACTGA
- a CDS encoding glutaredoxin domain-containing protein: MFTVYGRAKCDYCEYAIDLLTAKNLPFEYYDIKSEDNKDKLNFIIDQGFETVPQVFWDEEHIGGYTEVEKHVNAL, translated from the coding sequence ATGTTTACTGTATATGGTCGCGCTAAGTGCGACTACTGCGAATACGCAATTGATCTGTTAACGGCTAAGAATTTACCGTTTGAATATTATGACATCAAATCAGAAGACAACAAAGACAAGCTAAACTTCATCATCGACCAGGGCTTTGAAACTGTTCCGCAAGTCTTCTGGGATGAAGAACATATCGGGGGTTACACAGAGGTAGAAAAACATGTTAACGCTCTATAG
- a CDS encoding tail fiber domain-containing protein yields MTDVHANEVHVDESDLIEVKAQGAIPVYSSEVQTLYITQPTNLQLFSEDVTKRSPYFDEREDTTEVAGVVAVRGFTRAYLSWFELTSPERHKATKVYRSTTDDFDGAVCVGDSQTQTFTDTVEPDTEYYYWFIPVTHAGNEGIRTTSHYLMKSQDRDAVVKFLGLDGVFGALNDLETLLTGRLDAVDNSLYQINADLLNEAVTLINEQIAIVLGNQISLQSTLGLMMDESIALMREQIDIVVTENTAQISRINTLTAQVNSETESRIAAINTLEESLVGVDSAIATVREELSAEITSERQRTDAQIVSERQTRVTREDALANAITSLQTSTESDIASANAAIEQESTARSSAFGAMASQIESINAGFTTAQGELNARIDEEAQTRVTATDALAQRVTDIESSVSTDIADSRASLEQSLTTVTSELNALAESTLDLSAEISDAQLSAVAEAQQYTRAQVGVCYINGNLSTHVDETACVNAGGTWKREPLSTSFNNVQISYTKPDGSTVTGGAQMLLQSVVNDVGNVASRAYFGVRADGAITGLITQNESGVPESSKVQLVGSAVEILNDEDGTPFVSYDTVNKRGVIRGLLILEDGTRVSGQSDISGGNGDPGADGKNGAGLYALQNSTGVFPADATASTEFENSFGRAPTKGDHLTYRNADNTNSSIKRFDGTSWVAPLLIVNGDMLTMGTITSGALASKAVTADKIDVLDLFAQDITATGTITGAKFIGSEYSGGKVTVENASTGNKVSLDSSSGSPIRISNGTDTLLQFDADNKLQLLAGLADHTINRSSMFSQAIWDLIKPQPTSGSTGGSYGAAGVSDSQTLSQTILMENANLSTTTLSFKLRSWYTGSSPVDPVWKIIVFRKVRPKGGTWDTSIKIHEKIYTGNAIPSENYADILVNYVEDVDVSDGYYDGEIQFSISAHYQSGSFISERSRLESIVATQSVQGGGVNGDALTLNGQDPDYYLKWANVQNKPAYTTRWPTFSEVSDKPAQSTRWPTWSEVTSKPDVAIKPGDHTTNNTDYSMVWENNNGTLYTSAAHLKYNPANKRITTGGLTLGLGGVTNDLLTLDSAGHANIVIDRGSTDYDNNILFKTNGALSWRIWQGYGDEHLGIRHEASASEPMRIYEDHIRLQNKIAFRMSDGWLRINDQGGFGSGIYCGSSVLRTDGQLEVGGNGAYFMANGSEVTSNKPHRFNQDINAYKSVLFKTAGTGIYFQPDGSNDFGGIRYNSSGNDGNMEFWTSDDYSEPFIFRMYDTGSVGSGTNREVFRINDGNARVIRADGGEANLDLSSSTGTYARMYYRKSDNKFGFFLPSSASNYSTRLSWDGTNDRWTASGEVWADDNVATSDIRVKEDLKEIRSALDKVGHLTGYTYLQTKLKARKAGVIAQHVEGVLPEAVSKGEDDMLAVSQAGVVALLVNAVKELREEVRVLRGRVANG; encoded by the coding sequence TTGACTGATGTACACGCTAATGAGGTACATGTGGATGAGTCAGATCTGATTGAAGTAAAAGCGCAGGGTGCTATCCCTGTGTATTCTTCTGAGGTACAGACGCTCTACATTACCCAGCCTACCAATCTTCAGCTGTTCAGTGAGGACGTGACAAAGCGCAGCCCTTACTTTGATGAGCGGGAAGACACTACTGAAGTGGCCGGTGTGGTTGCTGTACGGGGATTTACCCGTGCTTACTTGTCCTGGTTTGAACTGACATCACCTGAACGTCACAAAGCGACAAAGGTGTACCGAAGCACCACTGATGACTTTGACGGTGCAGTCTGCGTAGGCGACAGCCAGACGCAGACATTCACTGATACTGTAGAACCGGATACAGAATACTATTACTGGTTTATTCCGGTAACCCATGCTGGCAATGAAGGTATACGCACCACTTCACACTATCTGATGAAAAGTCAGGACAGGGATGCAGTCGTTAAGTTCCTTGGTCTGGATGGTGTGTTCGGCGCACTGAATGACCTTGAAACGTTGCTTACCGGCAGACTGGATGCCGTTGATAACTCCCTGTACCAAATCAACGCTGACTTACTCAATGAAGCGGTGACGCTGATCAACGAACAGATTGCCATTGTCCTCGGAAACCAGATAAGCCTTCAGAGTACACTTGGCTTGATGATGGACGAGTCCATTGCGCTGATGCGTGAGCAGATAGATATCGTGGTAACTGAGAACACCGCGCAGATCTCCCGTATCAATACGCTGACTGCACAAGTGAACTCTGAAACTGAAAGTCGTATCGCTGCTATCAACACACTGGAAGAAAGTCTGGTAGGTGTTGATTCTGCTATTGCTACAGTACGTGAAGAACTATCTGCAGAGATAACTTCAGAACGTCAACGTACGGACGCTCAGATTGTCTCAGAGCGACAAACACGTGTAACCCGTGAAGATGCCTTGGCAAACGCTATTACGTCCTTACAGACCTCTACAGAGAGCGATATTGCCAGTGCTAATGCTGCCATTGAGCAGGAGAGTACAGCACGATCATCTGCTTTCGGTGCAATGGCCTCACAGATTGAATCCATCAATGCCGGATTCACGACAGCACAGGGCGAACTGAATGCCCGTATTGACGAGGAAGCCCAGACCCGCGTAACTGCTACGGATGCACTGGCCCAACGGGTAACGGACATTGAATCATCTGTGTCCACAGACATTGCAGATTCCCGTGCGTCCCTTGAGCAGAGCCTGACTACCGTTACAAGTGAACTGAATGCACTTGCAGAATCCACACTGGATTTGAGCGCAGAGATTAGTGATGCCCAGTTATCTGCGGTAGCAGAAGCACAGCAGTACACACGGGCGCAGGTCGGTGTGTGTTACATCAACGGTAACTTATCAACCCATGTTGATGAAACAGCGTGCGTTAATGCCGGCGGTACTTGGAAGCGCGAACCTCTGTCCACTTCGTTTAATAACGTTCAGATCAGCTACACCAAGCCGGACGGTTCCACCGTCACCGGCGGGGCACAGATGCTACTGCAATCAGTGGTCAATGATGTAGGTAATGTTGCCAGCCGTGCTTACTTCGGTGTACGGGCTGACGGGGCTATTACCGGCCTTATTACTCAGAATGAATCTGGTGTACCCGAGAGCAGTAAAGTACAGCTGGTCGGTAGTGCAGTTGAAATCCTGAATGACGAAGACGGTACGCCGTTTGTATCGTACGACACCGTTAACAAGCGCGGTGTTATCCGTGGTCTGTTGATACTGGAAGATGGTACACGTGTTTCCGGCCAGTCTGACATTTCAGGCGGTAACGGTGATCCCGGGGCTGACGGCAAAAACGGGGCAGGCCTGTATGCACTGCAGAACAGCACCGGTGTATTCCCCGCCGATGCAACTGCCAGTACCGAGTTTGAGAACTCATTCGGACGCGCACCTACAAAAGGCGATCACCTTACCTACCGTAATGCTGATAACACGAACAGTTCAATCAAACGTTTTGATGGTACTTCGTGGGTGGCCCCGTTACTTATCGTAAACGGTGACATGCTGACTATGGGTACTATCACTTCCGGCGCACTGGCTTCAAAAGCGGTGACAGCCGATAAGATTGATGTACTGGACCTCTTTGCTCAGGACATTACCGCTACCGGTACAATTACCGGTGCCAAGTTCATCGGTTCAGAGTATTCAGGCGGTAAGGTAACGGTTGAGAACGCATCTACCGGTAACAAGGTTAGTCTGGATTCTTCCAGTGGTTCACCTATTCGGATCAGTAACGGTACTGATACCCTTCTGCAGTTTGATGCTGATAACAAACTTCAACTGCTTGCTGGTTTGGCTGACCACACAATCAACCGGTCAAGCATGTTCTCACAGGCAATCTGGGACTTAATTAAGCCACAGCCTACCTCTGGTTCTACCGGTGGTTCTTATGGCGCAGCTGGCGTCAGTGACAGCCAAACGTTAAGCCAGACAATACTGATGGAGAACGCTAACCTCAGTACCACCACACTGTCATTTAAGCTACGCAGCTGGTACACCGGTTCATCGCCTGTGGACCCTGTCTGGAAGATCATTGTATTCCGTAAAGTCAGGCCGAAAGGCGGGACGTGGGATACTTCCATTAAAATTCACGAAAAAATATATACCGGTAATGCCATACCTTCTGAGAACTACGCCGACATACTGGTCAACTACGTTGAGGATGTTGATGTCTCTGACGGATATTACGATGGTGAAATCCAGTTCAGTATTAGTGCACATTACCAGTCGGGCTCATTTATCTCAGAACGCTCAAGGTTAGAATCTATCGTTGCAACACAGTCCGTACAAGGCGGCGGGGTTAATGGTGATGCGCTGACACTGAATGGACAAGATCCTGACTACTACCTGAAATGGGCGAATGTCCAGAATAAGCCAGCTTATACAACACGCTGGCCTACGTTCTCTGAAGTGTCAGATAAGCCTGCACAGTCTACACGTTGGCCTACATGGTCTGAGGTAACCAGTAAACCGGACGTTGCCATCAAGCCAGGTGACCACACGACTAACAACACCGATTACTCTATGGTGTGGGAAAACAACAACGGTACGCTGTACACCAGTGCCGCGCACCTGAAGTACAACCCCGCAAACAAGCGCATTACTACAGGTGGCCTGACTTTAGGGCTAGGCGGTGTGACTAATGATCTCCTGACTCTGGACTCCGCAGGTCACGCAAACATCGTTATCGACCGCGGTTCTACGGACTACGACAACAATATCCTGTTTAAGACAAACGGTGCGTTATCGTGGCGTATCTGGCAAGGCTACGGCGATGAGCATCTGGGTATCAGGCACGAAGCGTCAGCATCAGAGCCTATGCGTATCTACGAAGACCACATCCGCTTGCAGAATAAAATCGCTTTCAGGATGTCCGATGGTTGGCTGCGTATCAATGACCAAGGCGGTTTCGGTAGTGGTATCTACTGCGGAAGCAGTGTCTTACGTACGGACGGTCAACTTGAAGTAGGCGGCAATGGTGCATACTTCATGGCGAATGGTTCAGAAGTTACCAGCAACAAGCCCCACCGGTTTAACCAAGACATCAACGCTTATAAGAGCGTGTTGTTCAAGACCGCCGGCACTGGTATTTATTTCCAGCCGGACGGTTCAAACGACTTTGGCGGTATCCGGTATAACTCATCTGGCAATGACGGGAACATGGAGTTCTGGACTTCGGATGATTACAGCGAACCATTTATTTTCCGTATGTACGATACAGGCTCAGTCGGTTCAGGTACTAACCGTGAGGTTTTTCGGATTAACGATGGTAACGCTCGTGTTATTCGCGCTGACGGCGGTGAAGCCAATCTGGATTTATCATCGTCTACCGGTACTTACGCACGCATGTACTACCGTAAAAGTGATAACAAGTTCGGGTTTTTCCTGCCCAGTTCGGCCAGTAACTATTCAACGCGCCTCAGTTGGGACGGGACAAACGACCGGTGGACGGCTTCGGGTGAAGTGTGGGCAGACGATAACGTTGCGACCTCTGATATTCGTGTTAAAGAAGACTTGAAAGAGATCCGCAGTGCGCTGGATAAAGTCGGCCATTTGACCGGTTACACGTACCTGCAAACGAAACTGAAAGCACGTAAAGCAGGTGTTATCGCACAGCATGTTGAAGGAGTCTTGCCGGAAGCGGTCAGTAAAGGCGAAGACGACATGTTGGCTGTATCGCAGGCCGGTGTCGTGGCACTGTTGGTCAACGCTGTGAAAGAGTTGCGTGAAGAAGTGCGGGTACTGCGCGGGAGAGTAGCTAATGGCTAA